The proteins below come from a single Sphingomonas carotinifaciens genomic window:
- a CDS encoding division plane positioning ATPase MipZ, whose protein sequence is MPERPPHTHVIVFANEKGGTGKSTTAVHVAIALAAKGARVACFDLDHRQRTVGRYLDNRAETIRRSGIALPMPKHATHSSQTEEGFEETWFRLCQDADFLIVDTPGRDDPFARTAAALSNTLVTPMNDSFVDFDLIGQVHPETFQVTRPSFYSELIWDARKQRARQDGTTIDWVVLRNRLQHIEARNMRRVSDALTQLAKRVGFRIIPGLGERVIYREMFPAGLTMIDAKEFGQMGLAHVAARQELREMMAALQLPEADAPDAAA, encoded by the coding sequence TTGCCCGAGCGGCCCCCGCATACCCATGTCATCGTCTTCGCCAATGAAAAGGGCGGAACCGGCAAGTCGACCACCGCGGTCCACGTCGCGATCGCGCTTGCCGCAAAGGGCGCCCGCGTCGCGTGCTTCGACCTCGATCATCGCCAGCGCACCGTCGGCCGCTATCTGGACAATCGTGCCGAGACCATCCGGCGCAGCGGCATCGCGCTGCCCATGCCCAAACATGCGACGCACAGCAGCCAGACCGAGGAAGGGTTCGAGGAGACCTGGTTCCGGCTGTGCCAGGATGCCGATTTCCTGATCGTCGACACGCCCGGCCGCGACGATCCGTTCGCACGCACCGCGGCGGCCCTGTCCAACACGCTGGTCACGCCGATGAACGACAGCTTTGTCGATTTCGACCTGATCGGGCAGGTCCATCCGGAAACCTTTCAGGTGACCCGTCCCTCCTTCTATTCCGAACTGATCTGGGACGCGCGCAAGCAGCGCGCACGGCAGGACGGCACCACCATCGACTGGGTCGTGCTGCGCAATCGCCTGCAACATATCGAGGCGCGCAACATGCGCCGCGTGTCGGATGCGTTGACGCAGCTCGCCAAGCGGGTCGGCTTCCGCATCATCCCGGGCCTTGGCGAACGGGTCATCTACCGCGAGATGTTTCCGGCAGGCCTGACCATGATCGACGCCAAGGAATTTGGCCAGATGGGCCTTGCCCATGTCGCCGCGCGCCAGGAACTGCGCGAGATGATGGCGGCGCTGCAACTGCCCGAGGCCGATGCGCCGGACGCGGCCGCGTGA
- the panC gene encoding pantoate--beta-alanine ligase, whose protein sequence is MQVIRERDALAAAVAEYRSEGSRVVLVPTMGALHAGHVSLIEAAKRPGTKVVASIFVNPRQFGPNEDLGRYPRREMADIRMLTEAGCDAVWMPGVDTMYPDGFATTIHVSGVSEGFDGAARPGHFDGVATVVTKLFNQVRPDAAYFGEKDFQQIAVIRRMVADLDMGIEIVGVPTQREDDGLALSSRNIYLDADERAKAVALPRALGVAARAIARGEDVVAVLDDARTTLTAAGFEVDYVALADAETLAVEPAADRPRRLLAAARMGSTRLIDNVPVDQG, encoded by the coding sequence GTGCAAGTCATTCGCGAACGGGACGCGCTTGCCGCAGCCGTGGCGGAATATCGGTCGGAGGGCTCCCGCGTCGTGCTGGTGCCCACCATGGGGGCCCTGCATGCGGGACATGTCTCGCTGATCGAGGCGGCCAAGCGGCCGGGCACGAAGGTCGTCGCGTCGATCTTCGTCAATCCGCGCCAGTTCGGCCCGAACGAGGATCTGGGCCGCTATCCCCGGCGTGAGATGGCCGACATCCGCATGCTGACCGAGGCGGGTTGCGATGCGGTGTGGATGCCCGGCGTCGACACCATGTATCCGGACGGGTTCGCCACCACGATCCACGTCTCGGGCGTGTCGGAAGGCTTTGACGGCGCGGCGCGGCCCGGCCATTTCGACGGCGTGGCGACCGTGGTCACCAAGCTGTTCAACCAGGTGCGCCCGGACGCCGCCTATTTCGGCGAAAAGGATTTCCAGCAGATCGCGGTCATCCGCCGCATGGTCGCGGACCTGGACATGGGGATCGAGATCGTCGGCGTACCGACCCAGCGCGAGGATGACGGGCTCGCTTTGTCGTCGCGCAACATCTATCTGGATGCGGACGAGCGTGCCAAGGCGGTAGCGCTGCCCCGCGCACTGGGGGTGGCGGCCCGCGCCATCGCGCGCGGCGAGGATGTCGTCGCGGTGCTGGACGATGCGCGCACCACGCTGACCGCCGCGGGCTTCGAGGTGGATTATGTCGCCTTGGCCGATGCCGAGACGCTGGCGGTCGAGCCGGCGGCGGATCGGCCCCGGCGCCTGCTGGCGGCGGCGCGCATGGGCAGCACCCGCCTGATCGACAACGTGCCTGTCGATCAGGGTTAA
- a CDS encoding J domain-containing protein — MKWIIVALVIWLAWRFLAKPKPKRKAASMSDETAARALLGLDAAAGPDAIRAAHRRLVADTHPDRGGSAELTRRINAARDLLLKARS, encoded by the coding sequence ATGAAATGGATTATCGTCGCGCTGGTGATCTGGCTGGCGTGGCGTTTCCTGGCCAAGCCCAAGCCGAAGCGCAAGGCCGCGAGCATGAGCGATGAAACCGCGGCACGCGCCCTGCTCGGTCTGGACGCCGCCGCCGGGCCGGATGCCATTCGCGCCGCGCACCGCCGGCTGGTGGCCGATACCCATCCCGATCGCGGCGGCTCGGCAGAGCTGACCCGCCGGATCAACGCCGCGCGCGACCTGTTGCTCAAGGCGCGTAGCTGA
- a CDS encoding exonuclease domain-containing protein, whose translation MRARQQPDIIRVIDLETTGSAPPTHAVCEVGWQDVALGADGRWELYGEGGSILVNPGRPIPPITQAIHHILDEQVADAPWWHDVARQVLDPWPRRLALAAHRADFEQQYCTPAFTRSADWICTWKCALRLWPDSPSFSNQVLRYWRKPDGLEHERGLPIHRAFPDAYVTAFHLRDQLNEASLAQLLEWSRQPGLLPRVRYGPDRGKDWREIEEESLVGFLSDRDPDVRFTAETEMARRRGGGHIGRPSAQELLL comes from the coding sequence ATGCGCGCCCGCCAGCAGCCCGACATCATCCGAGTCATCGATCTGGAGACCACCGGCTCCGCCCCGCCCACCCATGCCGTGTGCGAGGTCGGCTGGCAGGACGTGGCCCTGGGCGCCGATGGCCGCTGGGAGCTTTATGGCGAGGGTGGCAGCATCCTGGTCAATCCCGGCCGCCCGATCCCGCCGATCACCCAGGCGATCCATCATATCCTGGACGAACAGGTCGCCGACGCGCCCTGGTGGCACGATGTCGCACGCCAGGTGCTCGATCCCTGGCCGCGCCGCCTGGCGCTTGCCGCGCACCGCGCCGATTTCGAGCAGCAATATTGCACGCCCGCCTTTACCCGTTCGGCCGACTGGATCTGCACCTGGAAATGCGCGCTGCGCCTGTGGCCGGACAGCCCCAGCTTCTCCAATCAGGTGCTGCGCTACTGGCGCAAGCCCGACGGGCTGGAGCATGAACGCGGCCTGCCCATCCACCGCGCCTTTCCGGACGCCTATGTCACCGCTTTCCACCTGCGGGACCAGTTGAACGAGGCAAGCCTTGCGCAACTGCTCGAATGGTCGCGCCAGCCCGGCCTGCTGCCCCGTGTCCGCTACGGCCCGGACCGCGGCAAGGACTGGCGCGAGATCGAGGAGGAATCGCTCGTCGGCTTCCTGTCGGACCGCGATCCCGACGTCCGCTTCACCGCGGAAACCGAGATGGCCCGGCGCCGCGGCGGCGGCCATATCGGCCGGCCCAGCGCGCAGGAATTGCTGCTGTAA
- the pgmG gene encoding phosphoglucomutase/phosphomannomutase PgmG, which yields MTQPIHPTALREYDIRGTVGQTLDEGAAYAIGRAFATRVRRAGGARVAVGYDGRLSSPALEAALVDGLTASGVDVVRIGMGPTPMLYHAEATLEVEAAIQVTGSHNPAQDNGFKMVLQHHPFYGEDIQDLARIAATQSWDQGRVGTVTDTPTIEAYLSRLTAGYAGGRFRIGWDAGNGASGPVVERLARLLPGEHHLLFTDVDGSFPNHHPDPTEEANLTHLKRLVIDKKLDFGFAFDGDGDRIGAVDGQGRVLWGDQLLAILAVPTLAEHPGAPIVADVKASQTLFDRIAELGGQPVMAPTGHSLMKVAMARTGAPLGGEMSGHLFFARDWYGFDDAHYAAIRLIRAIHLSGGSLDALRDAMPVRVATPELRLPVEEARKFAVADAIVDAVVAEGARVDRTDGARVTTPDGWWLLRASNTQAALTIRAEAADQAGLDRLLATIDRHLAAHDLRR from the coding sequence ATGACCCAGCCGATCCACCCCACCGCGCTTCGCGAATACGACATCCGTGGCACCGTGGGGCAGACGCTGGACGAGGGCGCCGCCTATGCGATCGGCCGTGCCTTCGCCACGCGGGTGCGCCGCGCCGGGGGAGCCCGCGTTGCGGTCGGCTATGACGGGCGCCTGTCCTCGCCCGCGCTGGAGGCGGCGCTGGTCGACGGGCTGACCGCGTCGGGCGTGGATGTGGTGCGCATCGGCATGGGGCCCACCCCGATGCTGTACCATGCGGAGGCGACGCTAGAAGTGGAAGCCGCCATACAGGTAACCGGCAGCCACAATCCCGCCCAGGACAACGGCTTCAAGATGGTGCTTCAACATCATCCCTTTTACGGCGAGGACATTCAGGATCTCGCGCGGATCGCCGCGACGCAAAGCTGGGATCAGGGGCGGGTTGGGACGGTGACGGACACGCCGACCATCGAGGCCTATCTCAGCCGTCTGACGGCGGGATATGCCGGGGGGCGCTTCCGCATCGGCTGGGACGCGGGGAACGGGGCCTCCGGTCCGGTGGTCGAGCGACTGGCGCGGCTTCTTCCCGGTGAGCATCATCTGCTTTTCACCGATGTCGACGGAAGTTTTCCCAATCATCATCCCGATCCTACCGAAGAAGCCAATCTTACGCATCTGAAACGACTCGTCATCGACAAAAAGCTCGATTTCGGATTTGCTTTCGATGGCGATGGCGACCGGATCGGCGCCGTCGACGGGCAGGGTCGCGTGCTTTGGGGCGACCAGTTGCTCGCCATTCTCGCGGTGCCGACGCTGGCCGAACATCCCGGGGCGCCGATCGTCGCCGACGTGAAGGCCAGCCAGACCCTGTTCGACCGCATCGCCGAACTGGGCGGCCAGCCGGTCATGGCCCCCACCGGCCACAGCCTGATGAAGGTCGCGATGGCGCGGACCGGCGCACCGCTGGGCGGCGAGATGTCGGGCCATCTGTTCTTTGCGCGAGACTGGTACGGCTTTGACGATGCGCATTACGCCGCGATCCGCCTGATCCGCGCCATTCATCTGTCCGGCGGCTCGCTGGACGCGCTGCGCGACGCGATGCCGGTGCGCGTCGCCACCCCCGAATTGCGGCTGCCGGTCGAGGAGGCCCGCAAGTTCGCGGTTGCCGATGCCATTGTCGACGCAGTCGTCGCGGAGGGCGCACGGGTGGATCGCACCGACGGCGCCCGCGTGACGACACCCGACGGCTGGTGGCTGCTCCGCGCCTCCAACACCCAGGCCGCGCTCACCATTCGTGCAGAAGCCGCGGACCAGGCGGGCCTCGACCGGCTGCTCGCAACCATCGACCGCCACCTCGCGGCGCACGACCTGCGGCGTTGA